Proteins from one Mucilaginibacter jinjuensis genomic window:
- a CDS encoding four helix bundle protein has translation MNKEELIKRTQAFAITIIKLVEKLPDTKTSRVLSNQLLRSATSVGANYRSACKGKSSADFINKIIIVEEEADESQYWLELIEQSGLMSPESIKVVKQEAKELTAIFTAIGKTAKENHKLNKIRN, from the coding sequence ATGAACAAAGAAGAGCTTATTAAAAGGACTCAAGCTTTCGCAATAACCATTATTAAGCTTGTAGAGAAATTGCCCGATACTAAAACCAGCAGGGTGTTATCAAATCAATTATTAAGAAGTGCCACTTCTGTTGGTGCTAATTATCGTTCTGCATGTAAGGGAAAGTCTTCTGCTGATTTTATTAATAAGATTATTATTGTTGAAGAAGAGGCTGACGAATCTCAGTACTGGCTGGAACTCATTGAACAATCTGGTCTAATGTCTCCTGAATCAATTAAAGTTGTAAAGCAAGAAGCGAAAGAATTGACCGCTATATTTACAGCAATTGGTAAAACTGCTAAGGAAAATCATAAATTAAATAAAATTCGAAATTGA
- a CDS encoding NADH-quinone oxidoreductase subunit A gives MGEVAQISEFGKILIFLIIGIVMTGAAFFANKLVAPHNPNPEKLTSYECGEEPTGSAWLPFNSRFYVIALIFLLFDVEMMFIFPWATVFGSKEIAAVDSRWTALSLIEMFVFAGILILGLVYAWVKGDLAWIKASPIVPSVDVNIPTSVYEKLNAAQSAFTVKSFSVETERERTATVTATLHETATATTNTATTNRPMFKPAFKKASE, from the coding sequence ATGGGCGAAGTTGCGCAAATATCTGAATTTGGAAAGATACTTATCTTCTTAATTATCGGTATTGTGATGACCGGGGCTGCTTTTTTTGCCAACAAGTTGGTAGCACCCCATAATCCGAATCCCGAAAAGTTAACATCGTACGAGTGTGGCGAAGAGCCAACCGGCAGCGCATGGCTTCCGTTTAACTCGCGTTTCTATGTTATTGCGCTGATATTTTTGTTGTTTGATGTAGAGATGATGTTCATTTTTCCATGGGCAACCGTTTTCGGCAGCAAAGAAATTGCAGCAGTTGATTCGCGCTGGACTGCATTAAGCCTCATTGAAATGTTTGTTTTCGCAGGCATCCTGATATTAGGCCTGGTTTACGCTTGGGTAAAAGGCGACCTGGCCTGGATAAAAGCCAGCCCTATTGTACCAAGTGTCGATGTAAATATCCCTACGTCGGTTTATGAGAAATTGAACGCAGCACAAAGCGCTTTTACTGTAAAATCTTTTTCTGTTGAAACAGAAAGGGAAAGAACTGCAACTGTAACAGCTACTTTGCATGAGACTGCTACTGCTACTACAAATACTGCCACTACTAACAGGCCAATGTTTAAACCCGCATTTAAAAAAGCAAGCGAATGA
- a CDS encoding YqgE/AlgH family protein, which yields MLSTISAAAGRLLISEPFMMDPNFKRSVILLTEYSEFGAMGFVLNHQSEYMIGDLLPDISYSELPVYVGGPVANNTLHFIHRCPDKITGGTEIWDGIYWSGDFEQVKELINTYQLKDDEIKFFAGYSGWTAGQLDVELAEDTWIVANKFNSDIVFTHDEQNLWKEVVIGLGQRYAHIANFRRTRH from the coding sequence ATGCTTAGCACTATCTCTGCCGCGGCTGGCCGTTTGCTAATTTCGGAGCCGTTTATGATGGACCCGAACTTTAAGCGGTCTGTAATATTACTGACCGAATACTCAGAATTCGGTGCAATGGGTTTTGTGCTTAACCATCAAAGCGAATATATGATAGGCGATTTACTGCCGGATATTTCCTACTCCGAATTGCCGGTTTACGTTGGCGGTCCGGTTGCCAACAATACCCTGCACTTTATACACCGTTGCCCCGATAAAATTACCGGGGGTACGGAAATATGGGATGGCATTTACTGGAGCGGCGATTTTGAACAGGTAAAAGAACTGATTAACACCTACCAGTTGAAAGATGATGAGATTAAATTTTTTGCCGGATACTCTGGCTGGACAGCAGGGCAGCTTGATGTAGAACTGGCAGAAGATACCTGGATTGTAGCCAATAAATTTAACTCAGATATCGTGTTTACGCACGATGAGCAAAACCTTTGGAAGGAAGTGGTTATCGGCTTAGGCCAGCGCTATGCCCATATTGCTAATTTTCGGAGAACCCGGCATTGA
- a CDS encoding 5-(carboxyamino)imidazole ribonucleotide synthase: MKAFYGDLKLGILGGGQLGRMLIQQALNYNVTVKVLDPDREAPCRKLCDEFVVGSLSDYETVYNFGKKVDLLTIEIEKVNVDALEQLEREGVLVYPQPRVIRLIQDKGLQKQFFKENDIPTAEFQIISSAEDLKKTHIPFPYIQKLRRDGYDGKGVYKVIDEQSLAKAFTEPSLIERWIDFEKEIAVIVARNENGDIKTFPMVEMEFNPEANLVEFLIAPSTLPFEIHERAEEIAKDIAAKLKIVGLLAVEMFLDKHGRILVNELAPRPHNSGHQTIEGNIVSQFEQHLRAIFDQPLGETDCLNNAIMINLLGEAGHEGPAVYQGIEKALKCPGVYIHLYGKALTKPFRKMGHVTIVDADREKAIERARYVQQILKVVS, translated from the coding sequence ATGAAAGCATTTTACGGAGATCTGAAATTAGGCATATTAGGCGGCGGGCAGTTAGGCCGCATGCTGATACAACAAGCTTTAAACTACAATGTTACGGTTAAAGTACTTGACCCTGACCGGGAAGCCCCATGCCGCAAACTGTGCGACGAATTTGTAGTTGGCTCACTGAGCGATTACGAAACTGTTTACAATTTCGGCAAAAAGGTAGATCTGCTTACCATCGAAATTGAGAAGGTAAACGTTGACGCGCTGGAGCAATTAGAACGTGAGGGTGTGCTGGTTTATCCACAGCCACGCGTAATTCGCCTGATACAGGATAAAGGTTTGCAAAAACAATTCTTCAAAGAAAATGACATCCCTACTGCCGAATTTCAGATCATATCTTCGGCAGAAGATCTTAAGAAAACACATATCCCTTTCCCATACATCCAGAAGTTAAGACGCGATGGTTATGATGGTAAAGGTGTTTATAAGGTGATAGATGAGCAATCGTTAGCCAAAGCATTTACCGAACCGAGCCTGATTGAGCGCTGGATTGATTTCGAAAAGGAAATTGCCGTGATAGTTGCCCGCAACGAGAATGGCGACATTAAAACCTTCCCGATGGTGGAAATGGAGTTTAACCCCGAAGCCAACCTTGTTGAGTTTCTGATCGCTCCCTCTACCCTGCCATTCGAAATACATGAACGTGCCGAAGAAATTGCTAAAGATATTGCCGCCAAACTAAAAATAGTAGGTTTACTGGCTGTTGAAATGTTTTTAGATAAACATGGCCGCATACTGGTTAATGAACTGGCTCCGCGCCCGCATAACAGCGGCCATCAAACTATCGAAGGCAATATCGTATCACAGTTTGAACAGCATTTACGCGCGATATTTGACCAGCCTTTGGGCGAAACTGATTGCCTCAATAATGCCATTATGATTAACCTTTTAGGCGAAGCCGGGCACGAAGGCCCAGCCGTTTACCAGGGCATTGAGAAAGCATTAAAATGCCCGGGGGTATATATCCACTTGTATGGCAAGGCGCTAACTAAACCATTCCGCAAAATGGGGCACGTTACCATTGTTGATGCCGACCGTGAGAAAGCAATTGAGCGTGCGCGTTACGTACAGCAGATATTGAAAGTAGTATCTTAG
- a CDS encoding STM3941 family protein, with the protein MNEIKLYKSKWKAIRLMLICLPFILGGLWLIYNQHIIIGWVLIGLFSLGIIAGLVNLLDRKPQIIINETGIFDRSAYKDFINWDIIDHAYWNTSYKQAFVCLIIKDEFKHLIEGNEKLRELSKAMGYEEINIDLGPVRNIDHEKLTGLIVNLASAKPAERGSLINKALHRSTDQLTDKTNER; encoded by the coding sequence TTGAATGAAATAAAGCTATATAAGTCGAAATGGAAAGCGATCAGGTTAATGTTGATCTGTTTGCCATTTATACTGGGAGGCTTATGGCTTATTTATAATCAGCATATTATAATCGGCTGGGTACTCATTGGACTTTTCAGCTTAGGTATAATTGCCGGCTTAGTTAACCTTTTGGATAGAAAGCCGCAGATCATTATCAATGAAACCGGTATTTTTGATCGATCTGCTTATAAAGATTTCATCAACTGGGATATTATAGACCATGCCTACTGGAACACATCGTACAAACAGGCATTCGTTTGTTTAATTATAAAAGATGAGTTTAAGCATTTGATAGAGGGCAATGAAAAATTACGTGAACTATCGAAAGCGATGGGGTATGAAGAAATCAATATCGATCTCGGCCCTGTCCGCAATATAGACCACGAGAAATTAACCGGCTTAATTGTAAATTTGGCCAGTGCAAAACCTGCCGAAAGAGGTAGTTTAATTAACAAAGCTTTACATCGATCTACAGATCAGTTAACAGATAAAACCAATGAGCGCTAA
- the pdxH gene encoding pyridoxamine 5'-phosphate oxidase — protein MSQKDIQDLRQDYRAASLSETDIKQDPFIQFDSWFNQARASEMHEPNAMNLATATTDGRPSSRIVLLKGYNAEGFIFYTNYLSRKGKEIAKNPLGAITFWWGPLERQVRIEGTIEKISKQDSEAYFLSRPKGSQIGAVVSPQSQEIDGREALEEKWNKLEKEYEDKDVPKPAHWGGYILKPRMFEFWQGRSSRLHDRLVFKRADKNNWKIVRLAP, from the coding sequence ATGAGCCAAAAAGATATACAAGACCTGAGACAGGATTACCGCGCGGCATCCCTGTCGGAAACAGATATTAAACAAGATCCCTTTATCCAGTTTGATAGCTGGTTTAACCAGGCACGCGCATCAGAAATGCACGAGCCTAATGCCATGAACCTGGCTACGGCCACTACCGATGGCAGGCCATCGTCGCGCATTGTACTGCTGAAAGGCTACAACGCCGAAGGCTTTATATTTTATACCAACTACCTGAGCCGCAAAGGTAAAGAAATTGCTAAAAACCCGCTGGGTGCCATCACTTTCTGGTGGGGGCCGCTTGAGCGCCAGGTACGTATTGAGGGTACTATCGAAAAAATAAGCAAACAGGATTCTGAAGCTTATTTCCTTTCGCGCCCAAAAGGCAGCCAGATTGGCGCTGTGGTTTCGCCGCAAAGCCAGGAAATTGATGGCCGCGAAGCTTTGGAAGAAAAGTGGAACAAACTGGAAAAAGAATACGAAGATAAAGACGTACCCAAGCCGGCACACTGGGGTGGTTATATTTTAAAACCACGCATGTTTGAATTTTGGCAAGGCCGAAGCAGCCGTTTACACGATCGCCTCGTATTTAAAAGAGCCGATAAAAACAACTGGAAAATTGTTCGCCTTGCGCCATGA
- a CDS encoding NAD(P)/FAD-dependent oxidoreductase has product MVAKITKQTQFDAIIIGAGACGLMCAVQAGYLGKRTLIIEHNDKPGAKILISGGGRCNYTNMYASAAQFISQNEHFAKSAFAQWTVEDTITFFETYEIDGAEKTLGQLFPANGKAKDVVQVFTDLCDQLDQTLWLDTKVTDISKNEDESFTLTYERYGKTSTINTDKVVIATGGLPISKMGATDFGIRTARKFGMKIVETAPALVPLTITGKQQNWYEQLSGSSIFCRVWNDEISFEENILFTHWGLSGPAILQISSYWKPGESIYIDLLPHQSILDIITEEQRTNSKQLLQTLLSGLFTRKFAEALGLYLPITKNLATLSKADLETINNLIHTFKVTPAGSKGYDKAEVMRGGVDTNELSSKTLEAKKVPGLFFGGECVDVTGWLGGYNFQWAWAAGFVIAQNL; this is encoded by the coding sequence ATGGTTGCAAAAATAACAAAACAAACCCAGTTTGATGCTATAATAATAGGAGCAGGTGCATGCGGATTGATGTGCGCTGTGCAAGCCGGTTATTTAGGTAAGCGTACGCTTATCATCGAGCATAACGATAAGCCCGGTGCCAAGATACTCATCAGCGGGGGCGGGCGCTGTAACTATACCAATATGTATGCTTCGGCTGCCCAGTTTATTTCGCAGAACGAGCATTTTGCCAAATCGGCCTTTGCGCAGTGGACGGTGGAGGATACTATTACCTTTTTTGAAACCTATGAGATAGATGGGGCTGAGAAAACACTCGGTCAACTTTTTCCTGCCAATGGTAAGGCCAAAGATGTGGTGCAGGTTTTTACTGACCTATGCGATCAGCTCGATCAAACGTTATGGCTGGATACCAAAGTTACCGACATCAGCAAAAATGAGGACGAAAGCTTTACGCTGACTTACGAGCGTTACGGCAAAACCTCAACCATTAATACCGATAAAGTAGTTATAGCTACAGGTGGCCTCCCGATCAGTAAAATGGGGGCTACTGATTTCGGCATCCGTACTGCCCGAAAATTCGGGATGAAGATTGTGGAAACCGCACCGGCCTTAGTGCCATTAACCATTACCGGCAAACAGCAAAACTGGTACGAACAACTATCGGGCAGCAGTATTTTTTGCAGGGTTTGGAATGATGAGATCAGCTTTGAAGAGAATATTTTGTTTACCCATTGGGGATTAAGCGGCCCGGCAATTCTGCAAATTTCATCGTATTGGAAACCGGGTGAGAGCATTTATATCGATCTGTTACCTCATCAATCAATTCTCGATATTATAACTGAAGAGCAACGTACCAATAGCAAACAATTATTGCAAACACTGCTTTCGGGCTTGTTTACCCGGAAATTTGCAGAGGCTTTAGGTTTATATCTGCCTATTACTAAAAATCTGGCAACGCTGAGTAAAGCTGATCTGGAAACTATTAATAACCTTATCCATACTTTCAAAGTAACTCCGGCAGGGAGCAAAGGCTATGATAAAGCCGAGGTGATGCGAGGCGGGGTTGATACCAATGAGCTCTCATCTAAAACTCTGGAAGCTAAAAAAGTACCCGGTTTGTTTTTTGGAGGGGAATGTGTTGATGTAACCGGTTGGCTGGGAGGATACAACTTTCAATGGGCCTGGGCAGCAGGTTTCGTTATAGCTCAAAACTTATAG
- the arr gene encoding NAD(+)--rifampin ADP-ribosyltransferase has product MHTPFAQTYFHGTKADLKLGDFIEIGVKSNYGQNNIAKYIYLSATLDAAVWGAELALGNGRERIYLVEPTGQIEDDPNLTDKKFPGNPTKSYRSKHPFKIVGEITIWQGHPAEQVKAMKDRMAVLKEQGIEAIED; this is encoded by the coding sequence ATGCACACTCCTTTTGCTCAAACATATTTTCACGGTACAAAGGCCGATTTAAAGCTGGGCGACTTTATTGAGATCGGCGTTAAATCAAATTATGGACAAAATAATATAGCAAAGTATATCTACCTCTCGGCTACACTCGATGCTGCCGTTTGGGGTGCCGAACTCGCATTAGGTAATGGCCGTGAAAGAATTTATTTAGTAGAGCCCACTGGCCAGATAGAGGATGACCCTAATTTAACCGACAAGAAGTTCCCGGGTAATCCAACAAAATCATACCGCTCAAAGCATCCCTTTAAAATAGTTGGCGAGATCACCATTTGGCAAGGCCACCCGGCGGAACAGGTTAAAGCCATGAAAGATAGAATGGCTGTACTTAAGGAGCAAGGTATTGAAGCGATTGAGGACTAA
- a CDS encoding NADH-quinone oxidoreductase subunit C, which yields MIFSEIKDLLISKFGSDVIVGEEAGVLQPALLIAPNRIVEVCRELRDNEATYFDYLSCLTGVDYGVEAGKFGVVYNLASIPYQTQLTLKISIEHGRDVEDLPTFPSLVDVYKTADWHEREAYDLLGIFFEGHPDLRRILLPDDWDGFPMRKDYQAAEYYKGIKID from the coding sequence ATGATTTTTTCTGAAATTAAAGATTTACTCATTAGCAAATTTGGCAGCGATGTTATCGTTGGCGAAGAGGCAGGCGTTTTACAACCAGCTTTACTCATCGCCCCAAACCGGATTGTGGAAGTTTGCCGCGAATTAAGGGACAACGAAGCCACTTATTTCGATTACCTATCGTGCCTAACAGGTGTTGATTATGGTGTTGAAGCCGGTAAATTCGGCGTGGTTTATAACCTTGCATCTATCCCTTACCAAACACAGCTCACTTTAAAAATCAGTATTGAGCATGGTCGTGATGTGGAAGATCTGCCTACATTTCCAAGTTTAGTTGATGTTTATAAAACTGCCGACTGGCATGAACGTGAGGCTTATGACCTGTTAGGGATCTTCTTTGAAGGCCACCCTGATTTACGTAGAATTTTATTGCCTGATGACTGGGATGGTTTCCCGATGAGGAAAGATTATCAGGCGGCTGAGTATTATAAGGGGATTAAGATAGATTGA
- a CDS encoding NADH-quinone oxidoreductase subunit B family protein, whose translation MTQDMNENGGVVITKVNDLLNWARLSSLWPLSFGIACCAIEMMGSFASTYDFERFGVFPRPSARQADVIIIAGTVTFKMAERIKRLYEQMPEPKYVISMGSCSNCGGPYWQHGYHVVKGVDRVIPVDVYVQGCPPRPEALIGAVLELQKKIETEHVLDM comes from the coding sequence ATGACCCAGGATATGAACGAAAACGGTGGTGTAGTAATCACCAAGGTAAACGATCTGTTAAACTGGGCGCGTTTATCATCCCTGTGGCCATTGAGCTTTGGTATTGCCTGCTGTGCGATAGAAATGATGGGGTCTTTTGCCTCAACTTACGACTTTGAGCGCTTCGGTGTATTCCCCCGCCCATCTGCCCGCCAGGCCGATGTGATTATCATTGCTGGCACCGTTACCTTTAAAATGGCCGAACGCATTAAACGCCTTTACGAGCAAATGCCCGAACCTAAATATGTTATATCAATGGGGTCATGCTCCAACTGTGGCGGCCCCTACTGGCAACATGGTTACCACGTAGTAAAAGGTGTTGACAGGGTGATCCCGGTAGATGTTTACGTGCAAGGCTGCCCGCCCCGCCCCGAAGCTTTGATTGGCGCTGTGCTTGAATTGCAGAAGAAGATTGAAACAGAGCATGTACTTGACATGTAA
- the purE gene encoding 5-(carboxyamino)imidazole ribonucleotide mutase has translation MSAKIGIIMGSKSDLHIMQDAADVLKELGVDYEITVVSAHRTPDRMFSYAKSAADRGLKVIIAGAGGAAHLPGMVASLTHLPVIGVPVKSSNSIDGWDSVLSILQMPNGIPVATVALNAAKNAGILAAQILSTGDEYITQNLIKYKADLASKVEESAKGMKEEGYPSGYDA, from the coding sequence ATGAGCGCTAAAATCGGAATCATCATGGGCAGCAAGTCCGACCTTCATATTATGCAGGATGCTGCTGATGTTTTAAAAGAGTTAGGTGTTGATTATGAAATTACCGTAGTATCGGCCCACCGTACGCCCGATCGTATGTTCAGCTATGCTAAATCAGCCGCAGATCGTGGCCTGAAAGTGATTATAGCCGGAGCCGGTGGCGCAGCCCACTTACCGGGCATGGTGGCTTCGTTAACGCATTTACCTGTAATTGGCGTTCCTGTAAAATCGAGCAATTCTATCGATGGCTGGGATTCTGTATTATCTATCCTGCAAATGCCTAATGGTATCCCTGTGGCAACTGTAGCTTTAAACGCTGCAAAAAATGCAGGTATACTGGCTGCACAGATCTTATCGACCGGAGACGAGTACATCACCCAAAACCTCATTAAATACAAAGCTGATTTGGCAAGCAAAGTTGAAGAATCGGCTAAAGGAATGAAAGAAGAAGGGTATCCTTCTGGGTATGACGCATAA